The proteins below come from a single Corallococcus macrosporus genomic window:
- a CDS encoding GNAT family N-acetyltransferase, with the protein MPTPPETSPAPVTIAQIKDEAELMQALAIREVVFIEEQHVPEGIERDAEDAHAYHVLAIQGGHAIGTGRLVKLPEPPAGQSGTWGQIGRMAVLQSHRKARVGSLLLTSLEEEARRRNVTGIMLHAQLYALEFYKKHGYQPVGAVFDEAGIDHLEMHKRL; encoded by the coding sequence ATGCCGACGCCTCCCGAGACCTCCCCTGCACCCGTCACCATCGCCCAGATCAAGGACGAGGCGGAGCTCATGCAGGCCCTCGCCATCCGTGAGGTGGTGTTCATCGAGGAACAGCACGTGCCCGAGGGCATCGAGCGCGACGCCGAGGACGCCCACGCCTACCACGTGCTCGCCATCCAGGGAGGCCACGCCATTGGCACGGGCCGCCTGGTGAAGCTGCCGGAGCCGCCCGCCGGGCAGAGCGGGACGTGGGGCCAGATTGGCCGCATGGCGGTGCTCCAGTCGCACCGCAAGGCCCGCGTGGGTTCGCTGCTCCTCACGTCGCTGGAGGAGGAGGCGCGCCGCCGCAACGTGACGGGCATCATGCTGCACGCCCAGCTCTACGCGCTCGAGTTCTACAAGAAGCACGGCTACCAGCCCGTCGGCGCCGTCTTCGACGAAGCCGGCATCGACCACCTGGAGATGCACAAGCGGCTGTAG
- the fdxA gene encoding ferredoxin FdxA, with protein sequence MAYVVAEPCIKCKYTDCVEVCPVNCFYEGANFLVIHPDECIDCGACEPVCPTKAIFPETELPSEWSEYKKLNTDFSAKWPNIAEKKAALPEAEEYKDKKGKRAELNTAPGK encoded by the coding sequence ATGGCCTACGTCGTCGCCGAGCCTTGCATCAAGTGCAAGTACACCGACTGTGTCGAGGTGTGCCCGGTCAACTGCTTCTACGAGGGTGCGAACTTCCTCGTGATCCACCCGGACGAGTGCATCGACTGCGGCGCTTGCGAGCCCGTCTGCCCGACCAAGGCGATCTTCCCCGAGACCGAGCTGCCCTCGGAGTGGTCGGAGTACAAGAAGCTCAACACGGACTTCTCCGCCAAGTGGCCCAACATCGCGGAGAAGAAGGCCGCGCTGCCCGAGGCCGAGGAGTACAAGGACAAGAAGGGCAAGCGCGCGGAGCTGAACACCGCGCCCGGGAAGTAG
- the asd gene encoding aspartate-semialdehyde dehydrogenase, with protein sequence MAKLRAVLIGATGLAGQQFIAALKDHPFIELTGLAASPRSAGKTYADALRASNGMLAWFVPEPLPEAIARMTVVSGDAVQAKDYDIAFSAVEADVARELEPRLARDIPVFSAASAFRYDADVPLLIPPVNAAHAPLINEQRRQRGWKGFIVPIPNCTTTGLAVTLAPLAERFGVKAVLMTSLQAMSGAGRSPGVIGLDILDNVVPYIPKEEHKVEVETKKILGALNPAGAALTPHDVRVSCTCTRVAVLEGHTESVFVSLGKKASVAEVAQAMREWQGAQVAKDLPSAPPRWIEVLDDPFRPQPRMDRDTHGGMATTVGRIREDGVLENGFKYVLVSHNTKMGAAKGAILVAELLRAQGLLG encoded by the coding sequence ATGGCCAAGCTTCGCGCCGTGCTCATTGGCGCCACCGGACTCGCGGGTCAGCAGTTCATCGCTGCCCTGAAGGACCACCCGTTCATCGAGCTCACCGGGCTCGCCGCCTCGCCCCGCTCCGCCGGTAAAACGTACGCGGACGCCCTGCGCGCCTCCAACGGCATGCTGGCCTGGTTCGTCCCGGAGCCGCTGCCGGAGGCCATCGCCCGGATGACCGTGGTCAGCGGCGACGCCGTCCAGGCGAAGGACTACGACATCGCCTTCTCCGCCGTGGAGGCGGACGTCGCGCGTGAACTCGAGCCGCGCCTGGCCCGGGACATCCCGGTGTTCTCCGCCGCGAGCGCCTTCCGCTACGACGCGGACGTGCCCCTGCTCATCCCCCCCGTCAACGCCGCCCACGCCCCGCTCATCAACGAGCAGCGCCGGCAGCGCGGGTGGAAGGGCTTCATCGTCCCCATCCCCAACTGCACCACCACCGGCCTGGCCGTGACGCTGGCCCCCCTGGCCGAGCGCTTCGGCGTGAAGGCCGTGCTGATGACCAGCCTCCAGGCCATGTCCGGCGCCGGGCGCTCCCCGGGCGTCATCGGCCTGGACATCCTCGACAACGTCGTGCCCTACATCCCCAAGGAGGAGCACAAGGTCGAGGTGGAGACGAAGAAGATCCTCGGGGCGCTCAACCCCGCGGGCGCGGCGCTCACCCCGCACGACGTGCGCGTCTCCTGCACCTGCACCCGCGTCGCCGTCCTGGAGGGCCACACCGAGTCCGTCTTCGTGTCGCTCGGGAAGAAGGCCAGCGTGGCGGAGGTCGCCCAGGCGATGCGTGAATGGCAGGGTGCCCAGGTGGCGAAGGACCTGCCCTCCGCTCCGCCCCGGTGGATTGAAGTGCTGGACGACCCCTTCCGCCCCCAGCCCCGCATGGACCGGGACACCCACGGCGGCATGGCCACCACGGTGGGCCGCATCCGCGAGGATGGTGTGCTGGAGAACGGCTTCAAGTACGTCCTCGTCTCCCACAACACCAAGATGGGGGCCGCCAAGGGCGCCATCCTCGTCGCGGAGCTGCTGCGGGCGCAGGGCTTGCTGGGCTGA
- a CDS encoding rhodanese-like domain-containing protein, protein MEPTIICDELFMRLGDEDVLVLDCRDAMDWERFEIHIPGALRMTASEIARDLSMLPDDELIVLCGTTQDCADIRRVCRVLRLRGRNAVCLAGGLHAWVTGGYPTERHSRAPSHAHR, encoded by the coding sequence GTGGAGCCCACCATCATTTGCGATGAGTTGTTCATGCGTCTGGGGGACGAGGATGTCCTCGTCCTGGATTGCCGTGACGCGATGGACTGGGAGCGGTTCGAGATCCACATCCCCGGCGCGCTGCGCATGACGGCGTCGGAGATTGCCCGGGACCTGTCGATGCTGCCGGACGACGAGCTCATCGTCCTGTGCGGCACCACGCAGGACTGCGCGGACATCCGCCGCGTCTGCCGCGTGTTGCGCCTGAGGGGGCGCAACGCCGTGTGCCTCGCGGGAGGGCTCCACGCCTGGGTGACGGGGGGCTATCCCACGGAACGCCACTCGCGCGCCCCCTCCCACGCCCACCGTTGA
- a CDS encoding acyl-CoA dehydrogenase family protein has product MMHGHGVYQEEHEAFRTTVRAVVDKELRPFAAEWEAREEFPRELFTRFGELGFLGLRYPEAYGGTAAGELYEAVLLEELGRCGSGGVAAGLAGQFTIATGPLHLFGTDAQKQRWLAPAIRGEKVGALGITEPDAGSDVAGLRTTAVRDGDHYVVNGSKTYITNGVRADFVVLAVKTDPSRGHKGLSMLVVERGTPGFSVGRKLQKVGWRASDTAELFFEDCRVPAENLLGVENQGFSQIMGNFQWERLSLALGAVGAMDDMLETALEHVKQRRAFGQTLAGFQVVRHKLADLYTARECARQLTYHALRLHVAGEYAVAQTSMAKKVATETCCRVADECLQLHGGAGYMMEYDIQRHWRDARLGPIGGGTSEVMNEIIAKQLGL; this is encoded by the coding sequence ATGATGCATGGCCATGGCGTGTACCAAGAGGAGCACGAGGCGTTCCGCACCACCGTCCGGGCGGTGGTGGACAAGGAACTGCGCCCGTTCGCGGCCGAGTGGGAGGCCCGGGAGGAGTTCCCTCGCGAGCTGTTCACCCGCTTCGGCGAGCTGGGCTTCCTGGGCCTGAGGTACCCGGAGGCCTACGGGGGCACGGCGGCCGGGGAGCTGTACGAGGCGGTGCTCCTGGAGGAACTGGGCCGCTGCGGCTCCGGCGGCGTGGCGGCGGGGCTGGCGGGACAGTTCACCATCGCCACGGGGCCCCTGCACCTGTTCGGCACGGACGCCCAGAAGCAGCGCTGGCTGGCCCCCGCCATCCGGGGGGAGAAGGTGGGCGCCCTGGGCATCACCGAGCCGGACGCTGGCTCGGACGTGGCGGGGCTGCGCACCACCGCTGTCCGCGACGGCGACCACTACGTCGTCAACGGCTCCAAGACGTACATCACCAACGGGGTGCGGGCGGACTTCGTGGTCCTGGCGGTGAAGACCGACCCGTCGCGAGGCCACAAGGGCCTGTCCATGCTGGTGGTGGAGCGGGGCACGCCGGGCTTCAGCGTGGGGCGCAAGCTCCAGAAGGTGGGCTGGCGCGCATCCGACACCGCGGAGCTCTTCTTCGAGGACTGCCGCGTCCCGGCGGAGAACCTGCTGGGCGTGGAGAACCAGGGCTTCTCGCAGATCATGGGCAACTTCCAGTGGGAGCGCCTGTCGCTCGCGCTGGGCGCGGTGGGCGCCATGGACGACATGCTGGAGACGGCGCTCGAGCACGTGAAGCAGCGCCGCGCCTTCGGCCAGACGCTGGCCGGCTTCCAGGTGGTGCGCCACAAGCTGGCGGACCTCTACACGGCCCGCGAGTGCGCGCGGCAGCTCACCTACCACGCGCTGCGCCTGCACGTGGCCGGGGAGTACGCCGTCGCGCAGACCTCCATGGCCAAGAAGGTCGCGACGGAGACGTGCTGCCGCGTGGCGGACGAGTGCCTCCAGCTCCACGGCGGCGCGGGCTACATGATGGAGTACGACATCCAGCGTCACTGGCGCGACGCGCGGCTCGGCCCCATCGGCGGCGGCACCAGTGAGGTGATGAACGAGATCATCGCCAAGCAGCTGGGGCTCTGA